One genomic window of Procambarus clarkii isolate CNS0578487 chromosome 43, FALCON_Pclarkii_2.0, whole genome shotgun sequence includes the following:
- the LOC123755831 gene encoding uncharacterized protein isoform X1: MDFTMNMIDNGRGIPATQAAAVAAMGGQVAYQAHAVSVTPTVSQQQQQQQQQQPPPPPPQQQQRGNLHESDGGAGLVGEGKVQELTKDDSQGAFTPPPRVSSVASHESHVEKGTDTTDFEPLIKVEIRGGIPGLNTGGEKDKNSIVQLHFNSVNEVLHYFSQRSVPQHIDAFNLLTNPDLVRNINPDLVRNHFLYVPNPQEGMRIASNGYSSGGSNSAQTPPAQGGAATSPVVVKQGSASSGGYSKQGDRRRESSQGSLTPGTIIPRPGVDQSGASFVCWICGLDLQKSLQFEEHMVDQHSVDKPYRCDDCGVTFKRKAHLDRHRRIHLPTRPYQCAVCGKGFTRNEHVRRHSFTHSGEKPYHCPTCTKTFSRREHLTKHLPSHTKLPGPHSPPPSGHPHTPGEYEYLCSPADSPNPPQPQLGPTSVSTATLTSLTGAGQIPSSLLHAAVPQLLPPSTTHSSIKHQQPHHRLAAHHSQGLATTLLLQTTDQNGRLVTINQSTGTAVPTSVVTTTSSTHHGQGSSSHTGTSTGSTRGLNHNGEPVPRPYQCGVCGKSFIRNEHLRRHVLTHSGEKPHACGTCGKAFSRREHLTKHMRSHIKVNVPDLAQSASQPTHSSIQIGGLTGAVAAPQATQTVAQTATVSLPTPSVVATSNAHQQPPPHGITHTVASTHGTPVAHAAHLPPGTHYLPMFGLLAEVV, translated from the exons ATGGACTTCACAATGAACATGATCGACAATGGTCGGGGGATACCTGCGACTCAGGCTGCTGCAGTGGCTGCCATGGGAGGTCAGGTGGCCTACCAGGCACATGCTGTTAGTGTCACTCCCACAgtcagccagcagcagcagcagcaacagcagcagcaaccgcctccaccacctccacaacagcAGCAACGTGGCAATCTGCATGAGAGCGATGGTGGggcagggttggtgggggagggtaaGGTTCAGGAGTTAACGAAGGATGATTCTCAAGGAGCCTTCACTCCTCCCCCCCGAGTGTCTTCTGTTGCATCTCACGAAAGTCACGTGGAAAAGGGTACTGACACCACAGACTTTGAACCACTTATTAAGGTTGAGATTAGAGGGGGTATTCCGGGGCTCAATACAGGTGGTGAGAAGGACAAGAACAGTATTGTTCAGTTACACTTCAACAGTGTCAATGAGGTGTTACATTATTTTTCCCAGCGGTCAGTGCCACAGCACATTGATGCCTTCAATCTTCTTACCAACCCAGACCTGGTGCGCAATATCAACCCCGACTTGGTGCGCAACCACTTCCTGTACGTGCCCAACCCTCAGGAGGGAATGCGGATAGCATCTAACGGTTACAGTTCAGGAGGATCCAACTCGGCTCAAACACCTCCAGCTCAGGGTGGAGCAGCAACGTCGCCTGTGGTGGTTAAACAGGGTTCTGCCAGCAGTGGTGGTTACAGTAAGCAAGGTGATAGGCGACGAGAATCCAGTCAAGGTTCCCTGACACCTGGCACAATCATCCCCAGACCTGGGGTGGATCAGTCAGGGGCTTCATTTGTGTGTTGGATCTGTGGTTTAGATTTGCAGAAATCTCTTCAGTTTGAAGAACACATGGTGGACCAACACAGTGTGGATAAACCCTACAGGTGTGATGACTGTGGGGTTACATTCAAGCGTAAAGCACACCTGGATCGTCATCGCCGTATCCATCTGCCCACTCGTCCCTATCAATGTGCTGTGTGTGGTAAAGGCTTCACACGGAATGAGCATGTTCGCCGTCACTCGTTCACTCATTCTGGAGAGAAGCCCTACCATTGTCCAACCTGCACCAAGACATTCTCACGGCGGGAGCACCTCACCAAACATCTGCCGAGCCACACCAAACTACCAGGCCCTCACAGTCCACCTCCAAGCGGCCATCCTCACACCCCAGGTGAGTATGAGTACTTATGCTCACCTGCGGACTCACCCAACCCCCCTCAGCCACAGCTGGGGCCAACAAGTGTCTCGACAGCAACCCTCACCTCTCTTACTGGGGCAGGCCAGATTCCGTCCAGTCTTCTGCATGCAGCTGTACCGCAGTTGCTGCCACCTTCCACCACCCACAGTAGCATCAAGCACCAGCAGCCTCACCACCGACTGGCTGCACACCATAGTCAAG GTTTGGCCACGACGTTATTGCTGCAAACTACAGATCAGAATGGACGACTAGTTACAATTAACCAAAGTACTGGAACTGCAGTGCCCACCTCGGTGGTGACAACAACATCTAGTACTCATCATGGTCAAGGTAGCAGTAGCCACACGGGCACCAGTACGGGTTCCACCCGAGGTCTAAATCATAACGGTGAACCTGTTCCACGCCCATACcagtgtggagtgtgtggtaaGTCTTTCATCCGTAATGAGCATCTTCGGCGTCACGTGCTGACTCACTCCGGTGAGAAACCTCATGCCTGTGGAACATGTGGCAAGGCATTTTCACGCCGTGAACATCTTACTAAACATATGCGGTCCCACATAAAGGTAAATGTACCAGACTTGGCCCAGTCTGCCTCACAGCCCACCCATAGTTCTATCCAAATTGGTGGCCTAACAGGTGCTGTGGCGGCACCCCAAGCCACCCAGACTGTGGCACAAACTGCCACTGTATCATTACCAACTCCCAGTGTAGTGGCAACTAGCAATGCACATCAACAACCCCCGCCCCATGGGATAACACATACTGTTGCAAGCACCCATGGTACTCCTGTTGCCCATGCTGCTCACCTACCCCCTGGAACTCATTACTTACCAATGTTTGGGTTGTTGGCAGAGGTAGTGTAG
- the LOC123755831 gene encoding zinc finger protein 883 isoform X3, with amino-acid sequence MDSAVKPSLDPYQKPFQDLVRNINPDLVRNHFLYVPNPQEGMRIASNGYSSGGSNSAQTPPAQGGAATSPVVVKQGSASSGGYSKQGDRRRESSQGSLTPGTIIPRPGVDQSGASFVCWICGLDLQKSLQFEEHMVDQHSVDKPYRCDDCGVTFKRKAHLDRHRRIHLPTRPYQCAVCGKGFTRNEHVRRHSFTHSGEKPYHCPTCTKTFSRREHLTKHLPSHTKLPGPHSPPPSGHPHTPGEYEYLCSPADSPNPPQPQLGPTSVSTATLTSLTGAGQIPSSLLHAAVPQLLPPSTTHSSIKHQQPHHRLAAHHSQGLATTLLLQTTDQNGRLVTINQSTGTAVPTSVVTTTSSTHHGQGSSSHTGTSTGSTRGLNHNGEPVPRPYQCGVCGKSFIRNEHLRRHVLTHSGEKPHACGTCGKAFSRREHLTKHMRSHIKVNVPDLAQSASQPTHSSIQIGGLTGAVAAPQATQTVAQTATVSLPTPSVVATSNAHQQPPPHGITHTVASTHGTPVAHAAHLPPGTHYLPMFGLLAEVV; translated from the exons ACCTGGTGCGCAATATCAACCCCGACTTGGTGCGCAACCACTTCCTGTACGTGCCCAACCCTCAGGAGGGAATGCGGATAGCATCTAACGGTTACAGTTCAGGAGGATCCAACTCGGCTCAAACACCTCCAGCTCAGGGTGGAGCAGCAACGTCGCCTGTGGTGGTTAAACAGGGTTCTGCCAGCAGTGGTGGTTACAGTAAGCAAGGTGATAGGCGACGAGAATCCAGTCAAGGTTCCCTGACACCTGGCACAATCATCCCCAGACCTGGGGTGGATCAGTCAGGGGCTTCATTTGTGTGTTGGATCTGTGGTTTAGATTTGCAGAAATCTCTTCAGTTTGAAGAACACATGGTGGACCAACACAGTGTGGATAAACCCTACAGGTGTGATGACTGTGGGGTTACATTCAAGCGTAAAGCACACCTGGATCGTCATCGCCGTATCCATCTGCCCACTCGTCCCTATCAATGTGCTGTGTGTGGTAAAGGCTTCACACGGAATGAGCATGTTCGCCGTCACTCGTTCACTCATTCTGGAGAGAAGCCCTACCATTGTCCAACCTGCACCAAGACATTCTCACGGCGGGAGCACCTCACCAAACATCTGCCGAGCCACACCAAACTACCAGGCCCTCACAGTCCACCTCCAAGCGGCCATCCTCACACCCCAGGTGAGTATGAGTACTTATGCTCACCTGCGGACTCACCCAACCCCCCTCAGCCACAGCTGGGGCCAACAAGTGTCTCGACAGCAACCCTCACCTCTCTTACTGGGGCAGGCCAGATTCCGTCCAGTCTTCTGCATGCAGCTGTACCGCAGTTGCTGCCACCTTCCACCACCCACAGTAGCATCAAGCACCAGCAGCCTCACCACCGACTGGCTGCACACCATAGTCAAG GTTTGGCCACGACGTTATTGCTGCAAACTACAGATCAGAATGGACGACTAGTTACAATTAACCAAAGTACTGGAACTGCAGTGCCCACCTCGGTGGTGACAACAACATCTAGTACTCATCATGGTCAAGGTAGCAGTAGCCACACGGGCACCAGTACGGGTTCCACCCGAGGTCTAAATCATAACGGTGAACCTGTTCCACGCCCATACcagtgtggagtgtgtggtaaGTCTTTCATCCGTAATGAGCATCTTCGGCGTCACGTGCTGACTCACTCCGGTGAGAAACCTCATGCCTGTGGAACATGTGGCAAGGCATTTTCACGCCGTGAACATCTTACTAAACATATGCGGTCCCACATAAAGGTAAATGTACCAGACTTGGCCCAGTCTGCCTCACAGCCCACCCATAGTTCTATCCAAATTGGTGGCCTAACAGGTGCTGTGGCGGCACCCCAAGCCACCCAGACTGTGGCACAAACTGCCACTGTATCATTACCAACTCCCAGTGTAGTGGCAACTAGCAATGCACATCAACAACCCCCGCCCCATGGGATAACACATACTGTTGCAAGCACCCATGGTACTCCTGTTGCCCATGCTGCTCACCTACCCCCTGGAACTCATTACTTACCAATGTTTGGGTTGTTGGCAGAGGTAGTGTAG
- the LOC123755831 gene encoding uncharacterized protein isoform X2 — translation MDFTMNMIDNGRGIPATQAAAVAAMGGQVAYQAHAVSVTPTVSQQQQQQQQQQPPPPPPQQQQRGNLHESDGGAGLVGEGKVQELTKDDSQGAFTPPPRVSSVASHESHVEKGTDTTDFEPLIKVEIRGGIPGLNTGGEKDKNSIVQLHFNSVNEVLHYFSQRSVPQHIDAFNLLTNPDLVRNINPDLVRNHFLYVPNPQEGMRIASNGYSSGGSNSAQTPPAQGGAATSPVVVKQGSASSGGYSKQGDRRRESSQGSLTPGTIIPRPGVDQSGASFVCWICGLDLQKSLQFEEHMVDQHSVDKPYRCDDCGVTFKRKAHLDRHRRIHLPTRPYQCAVCGKGFTRNEHVRRHSFTHSGEKPYHCPTCTKTFSRREHLTKHLPSHTKLPGPHSPPPSGHPHTPGLATTLLLQTTDQNGRLVTINQSTGTAVPTSVVTTTSSTHHGQGSSSHTGTSTGSTRGLNHNGEPVPRPYQCGVCGKSFIRNEHLRRHVLTHSGEKPHACGTCGKAFSRREHLTKHMRSHIKVNVPDLAQSASQPTHSSIQIGGLTGAVAAPQATQTVAQTATVSLPTPSVVATSNAHQQPPPHGITHTVASTHGTPVAHAAHLPPGTHYLPMFGLLAEVV, via the exons ATGGACTTCACAATGAACATGATCGACAATGGTCGGGGGATACCTGCGACTCAGGCTGCTGCAGTGGCTGCCATGGGAGGTCAGGTGGCCTACCAGGCACATGCTGTTAGTGTCACTCCCACAgtcagccagcagcagcagcagcaacagcagcagcaaccgcctccaccacctccacaacagcAGCAACGTGGCAATCTGCATGAGAGCGATGGTGGggcagggttggtgggggagggtaaGGTTCAGGAGTTAACGAAGGATGATTCTCAAGGAGCCTTCACTCCTCCCCCCCGAGTGTCTTCTGTTGCATCTCACGAAAGTCACGTGGAAAAGGGTACTGACACCACAGACTTTGAACCACTTATTAAGGTTGAGATTAGAGGGGGTATTCCGGGGCTCAATACAGGTGGTGAGAAGGACAAGAACAGTATTGTTCAGTTACACTTCAACAGTGTCAATGAGGTGTTACATTATTTTTCCCAGCGGTCAGTGCCACAGCACATTGATGCCTTCAATCTTCTTACCAACCCAGACCTGGTGCGCAATATCAACCCCGACTTGGTGCGCAACCACTTCCTGTACGTGCCCAACCCTCAGGAGGGAATGCGGATAGCATCTAACGGTTACAGTTCAGGAGGATCCAACTCGGCTCAAACACCTCCAGCTCAGGGTGGAGCAGCAACGTCGCCTGTGGTGGTTAAACAGGGTTCTGCCAGCAGTGGTGGTTACAGTAAGCAAGGTGATAGGCGACGAGAATCCAGTCAAGGTTCCCTGACACCTGGCACAATCATCCCCAGACCTGGGGTGGATCAGTCAGGGGCTTCATTTGTGTGTTGGATCTGTGGTTTAGATTTGCAGAAATCTCTTCAGTTTGAAGAACACATGGTGGACCAACACAGTGTGGATAAACCCTACAGGTGTGATGACTGTGGGGTTACATTCAAGCGTAAAGCACACCTGGATCGTCATCGCCGTATCCATCTGCCCACTCGTCCCTATCAATGTGCTGTGTGTGGTAAAGGCTTCACACGGAATGAGCATGTTCGCCGTCACTCGTTCACTCATTCTGGAGAGAAGCCCTACCATTGTCCAACCTGCACCAAGACATTCTCACGGCGGGAGCACCTCACCAAACATCTGCCGAGCCACACCAAACTACCAGGCCCTCACAGTCCACCTCCAAGCGGCCATCCTCACACCCCAG GTTTGGCCACGACGTTATTGCTGCAAACTACAGATCAGAATGGACGACTAGTTACAATTAACCAAAGTACTGGAACTGCAGTGCCCACCTCGGTGGTGACAACAACATCTAGTACTCATCATGGTCAAGGTAGCAGTAGCCACACGGGCACCAGTACGGGTTCCACCCGAGGTCTAAATCATAACGGTGAACCTGTTCCACGCCCATACcagtgtggagtgtgtggtaaGTCTTTCATCCGTAATGAGCATCTTCGGCGTCACGTGCTGACTCACTCCGGTGAGAAACCTCATGCCTGTGGAACATGTGGCAAGGCATTTTCACGCCGTGAACATCTTACTAAACATATGCGGTCCCACATAAAGGTAAATGTACCAGACTTGGCCCAGTCTGCCTCACAGCCCACCCATAGTTCTATCCAAATTGGTGGCCTAACAGGTGCTGTGGCGGCACCCCAAGCCACCCAGACTGTGGCACAAACTGCCACTGTATCATTACCAACTCCCAGTGTAGTGGCAACTAGCAATGCACATCAACAACCCCCGCCCCATGGGATAACACATACTGTTGCAAGCACCCATGGTACTCCTGTTGCCCATGCTGCTCACCTACCCCCTGGAACTCATTACTTACCAATGTTTGGGTTGTTGGCAGAGGTAGTGTAG